CTGAGCCGTGTCAATGAGGCGGTAACCCACACTAATAGCTTCTTCAACGCTTTTTTGAGCATCAGAGCCTGAAATTTGAAAAGTGCCAAAGCCAAGTAGGGGCATTTCAAGCCCATTGTGTAATTTAAGTTTTGGCATTTGAGCCTCCTTAGTCTCATTTGCAAACAAATTTAAGCTATTAAGGCTTAAAAATGATGAGGCTAAAACAAATTTGGCCCCTCTTTTTAAAAATTCTCTTCTTTCTTGCATTTTTACTCCTTTTAAAAAATAAAAAAATTATAAAATCTTAGTTTAAATAAGTTTTAAAAGGTTAAATTTAAGGCTTGTTTATACCTAGGCTTTGTCTTAAATTTGAACCCTCAAGGCAAAGTTTTATCACTAAATGAGCTATGCTTTTTCTAGAAATATAAGCGCTTTCGTTTTTAAAAGCCTCGCCCTTTTGTGTAAGCTCATAATCAATCTCATTAGCCCAGCTAAACCACTGAGCCCTAATTATGGTATAATCCAAATCACTTGCCTCAATAAGCCTTACAGCAGCTCTGTGAGGGGGATTATAACTTGCTATTTTATTAAATTCTTTTTGAGAAATTTCTCCCTCATAAACCCCAAAAGAGCTTATCCAAACAAGCCTTTTAAGCCCTACTTCGCTCATAGCCTCTATGATAGTTTTAGCCATAGTTTCTAAATCTCCAGCTAAATTTGCATACACTGCGTCAACTCCTTGCATAGCCCTTTTTAAGGCCTCTTTATCTGTGGCATCGCCCTCAACTAGCTCAACCCTGCTAGGATTTGCATTTTTAAGGCCTTGCAAACGACTTGCCTTTCTTAAAAAAAGCCTTAAATTTACACTTGTCCCGCTTAAAAAACCAGCTGTAACTTCCTTTGCTACGCTACCATTTGCCCCTATGATTAAGATCTTCATTTTTTTATCCTTGTTTAAAATGTCCTTAAAATCAGCCTCACTCCAAGAAGCGCCCAAGAGATTAAGCCCAAAAAATACCCCAAGTAAGGATATGAGTTTTTTCATTTTTTCTCCTTTGTGGCTAAAAGCCTTTTTGAAATTATAAAAAATAAGAGTGGCTCTAAGTCAAGCACAAGGGCAAAAAATTTAAAAATAATGCTTATTTTTTATTGCAAAAGCCTTTTGGCAAAAAAGTCTTCTAAAAGCTTATGAATTTTAGAATTTCGCTCTTCAATTTCTTTTCTAGACCAATTTTTTAAGCTTTTATCTTCTCCTATTTTTTAAGTTCTAAGAACTTAGATTCTAAATATTTTTCCTTTTTATTTAAGAAATAATCATTGCCACAATGTATATTTATTTTCTTTTCTAATAAGCTCTTATTGCCTATGTGTTCTAAAAACTTTCCTGCATCATCCTTTCTTACTTGATAATTACCCTCTTGCCATTTTTTTGGCAGGATATGTTCTATTTCACCCTTAATTACTGAGCAATTTTTACCCTTATAATTCCACTCCCACTCTTGATTTTTATCATAAATTAGCGTGTATATAGCAAGGATAT
The Campylobacter sp. MIT 99-7217 genome window above contains:
- a CDS encoding NAD(P)H-binding protein, with product MKKLISLLGVFFGLNLLGASWSEADFKDILNKDKKMKILIIGANGSVAKEVTAGFLSGTSVNLRLFLRKASRLQGLKNANPSRVELVEGDATDKEALKRAMQGVDAVYANLAGDLETMAKTIIEAMSEVGLKRLVWISSFGVYEGEISQKEFNKIASYNPPHRAAVRLIEASDLDYTIIRAQWFSWANEIDYELTQKGEAFKNESAYISRKSIAHLVIKLCLEGSNLRQSLGINKP